In one Cercospora beticola chromosome 1, complete sequence genomic region, the following are encoded:
- the MEF1 gene encoding Elongation factor G, mitochondrial, protein MRVQGLARLPLRNVVFRNATSAGRRTFVSAAASPFQRTPLTGQNHDRIGQVQLQYQSRRWQSAAAAVLETAMHDPTSLSQAAIVDNLDPKEAARLDKVRNIGIAAHIDSGKTTATERVLFYTGRVKDIHEVRGRDGVGAKMDSMDLEREKGITIQSAATFCDWVKRTPDPVTGELKDEKYHINLIDTPGHIDFTIEVERALRVLDGAVMILCAVSGVQSQTVTVDRQMKRYNVPRLSFVNKMDRAGANPWKAVDGISQKLRIPAAAIQIPIGAEDEFKGVVDLLRMRAIYSEGEKGEIVREDECPADLVEFAKDKRQVLIETLADVDDAIADAVLEEREPAVDEIKAAIRRATIGLKFTPVMMGSALADKSIQPMLDAVVDYLPNPSEVENLALDRRRNETPVKLVSYNSLPFVGLAFKLEESNFGQLTYIRVYQGKLSKGQNVTNARTGQKVKVPRIVRMHSNEMEEVSEIGAGEICAVFGVDCASGDTFTDGGKLDYSMTSMFVPDPVISLSIKPKHTKDTPNFSKAISRFQREDPTFRVHVDTESGESIISGMGELHLDIYVERMKREYKVEVVTGQPQVAYRETIQEHVDFDHLLKKQTGGAGDYARVVGYLEPAEPAEGSENTLGENKFESQIVGGTIPEKYLFACDKGFQASCINGPLLGHRVLGASMVINDGATHMTDSSEMAFKNATQQAFRKAFLAAKPQVLEPLMKTVITAPVEFQGNIVGLLNKRNAVINDTEIGAEEFTLTADCSLNSMFGFSSQLRAATQGKGEFSMEFSHYSPAPPQLQKELIAKHEKERAEKNKK, encoded by the coding sequence ATGCGTGTCCAAGGCCTCGCGCGGCTTCCGCTGCGCAATGTGGTTTTTCGCAATGCCACCAGTGCTGGCCGCAGGACGTTCGTGTCCGCGGCAGCATCTCCCTTCCAACGAACACCCTTGACCGGCCAGAATCACGATCGAATAGGCCAGGTCCAGCTGCAGTACCAATCACGACGGTGGCAGTCCGCCGCTGCCGCAGTCCTCGAGACGGCCATGCACGATCCGACCTCGCTCTCACAAGCCGCCATCGTCGACAATCTCGATCCGAAAGAAGCAGCTCGTTTGGACAAAGTCAGAAACATTGGAATTGCAGCACATATCGATTCTGGCAAGACAACTGCCACTGAGCGCGTGCTGTTCTATACCGGACGTGTGAAGGACATTCACGAAGTGCGTGGCCGCGATGGCGTGGGCGCAAAGATGGACAGCATGGACTTGGAAAGAGAGAAGGGCATCACCATCCAGTCTGCCGCCACCTTCTGTGACTGGGTCAAGAGGACGCCTGACCCCGTCACTGGAGAATTGAAAGATGAGAAATATCACATCAACTTGATCGATACCCCCGGGCACATTGACTTCACAATCGAAGTGGAAAGAGCTTTGAGAGTGCTGGATGGTGCTGTCATGATCTTGTGTGCTGTGTCTGGCGTGCAATCGCAGACTGTCACAGTTGATCGGCAGATGAAGCGCTACAACGTCCCTCGATTGTCGTTCGTGAACAAGATGGACCGAGCTGGTGCGAACCCATGGAAGGCGGTGGATGGCATTTCTCAGAAGCTGCGGATCCCCGCTGCGGCTATTCAGATACCAATTGGTGCCGAGGACGAATTCAAGGGCGTGGTGGATCTGCTCAGGATGCGCGCAATCTATTCAGAAGGCGAGAAAGGTGAAATCGTGCGTGAGGATGAGTGCCCTGCGGATTTGGTCGAATTTGCCAAGGACAAGCGACAAGTCTTGATCGAGACGCTCGCTGATGTCGACGATGCCATTGCCGATGCTGTTCTGGAGGAGCGTGAACCTGCCGTGGACGAGATCAAGGCTGCGATTCGTCGTGCAACTATTGGCCTGAAGTTCACTCCCGTGATGATGGGATCCGCTCTGGCTGATAAGTCGATTCAACCCATGCTTGATGCTGTCGTCGACTATCTGCCAAATCCTTCCGAGGTCGAGAATTTGGCGCTGGATCGCAGAAGGAACGAGACTCCCGTGAAGCTTGTCTCCTACAACTCCCTGCCATTTGTTGGTCTCGCATTCAAGCTGGAAGAGTCCAACTTTGGCCAGCTCACATATATCCGTGTTTATCAAGGAAAGCTTTCAAAGGGCCAAAATGTCACCAATGCTCGTACTGGTCAAAAGGTCAAGGTTCCGCGTATCGTACGCATGCACTCCAACGAGATGGAAGAAGTGTCCGAAATTGGGGCTGGTGAGATCTGTGCCGTGTTTGGTGTAGACTGTGCTTCAGGCGACACTTTCACTGATGGTGGCAAGCTTGACTACTCCATGACATCCATGTTCGTTCCGGATCCGGTCATTTCGCTTTCGATCAAGCCAAAGCACACCAAGGACACGCCAAATTTCTCGAAAGCTATTTCCAGATTCCAACGCGAGGACCCTACTTTCCGTGTACATGTCGACACTGAGTCTGGCGAGTCCATCATCTCTGGCATGGGAGAGCTCCACTTGGACATCTACGTCGAGCGCATGAAGCGTGAGTACAAAGTCGAGGTCGTCACAGGACAGCCGCAAGTCGCATACAGAGAAACAATCCAAGAACATGTCGACTTCGACCATCTTCTGAAGAAGCAGACCGGTGGTGCTGGAGACTATGCCCGCGTTGTCGGATATCTCGAACCTGCCGAGCCTGCTGAGGGATCTGAGAACACCTTGGGAGAGAACAAGTTTGAGTCCCAGATCGTGGGCGGTACCATTCCAGAGAAGTACCTGTTTGCTTGTGACAAAGGTTTCCAGGCTTCTTGCATCAATGGACCTCTGCTGGGACACCGCGTCTTGGGCGCATCAATGGTCATCAACGACGGAGCCACTCACATGACCGATTCCTCCGAAATGGCCTTCAAGAACGCCACGCAACAGGCCTTCCGTAAAGCTTTCCTGGCTGCCAAGCCTCAAGTGCTTGAGCCACTGATGAAGACTGTGATCACCGCACCTGTCGAGTTCCAAGGAAACATTGTCGGTCTGCTCAACAAGCGTAATGCGGTGATCAACGACACTGAGATCGGTGCCGAGGAGTTCACACTCACTGCTGATTGCTCGCTGAACAGCATGTTTGGTTTCTCGTCCCAGCTTCGCGCTGCCACCCAAGGCAAGGGAGAGTTCTCGATGGAGTTCAGCCACTACTCGCCTGCTCCACCGCAGTTGCAGAAGGAGTTGATTGCGAAGCATGAGAAGGAGAGAGcggagaagaacaagaagtaG
- the JIP5 gene encoding WD repeat-containing protein jip5, which produces MFDTICTLPLSSDIFAQAVHPTLPLVTVGLSSGHVATLKLPPVDEDSEPDDVKRSPERRGSNGTDFVDTTWRTKRHKGSCRCLAYSINGEHVYSAGTDGIVKAADIGTGKVVGKIAIPAAASSAAGVEVDAPTVVHALSPQTLLLSTDSGALHLYDLRDPAPSLPLQDGKTAFVQSRPSQTYHPHADYISSLAPIPPSAASTSGYSKQFLTTGSTTLALTDLRRGVLAKSEDQEELLLSCLYVTGLPVKKSSGSTGEKAVVGGGDGVITLWEKGQWDDQDERIVVSREKETLDCMAAIPDDIGGLGKKIAVGMGDGRIRVVRLGMNKVVAEFAHDEVEGVTALGFDVEGRMISGGGQTLKVWREHFAAPDDDSDDDGVTGKRAADSDDDSDAEEAEDSSDEEEKSKKPRKKKKRGKAPQNVPSFDFGGLD; this is translated from the coding sequence ATGTTCGACACTATCTGCACCCTCCCGCTCTCCTCCGACATCTTCGCTCAGGCCGTCCACCCCACTCTCCCGCTCGTCACTGTCGGTCTCTCCTCCGGCCATGTCGCGACCCTGAAACTTCCGCCAGTAGACGAGGACTCGGAACCGGACGATGTCAAACGTTCGCCGGAGCGCAGAGGATCCAATGGCACAGATTTTGTGGACACGACGTGGCGGACGAAGCGACACAAGGGTAGTTGCCGCTGTCTGGCCTACAGCATCAATGGCGAGCACGTCTACTCTGCAGGTACAGATGGGATCGTCAAGGCCGCAGACATTGGGACAGGAAAGGTCGTTGGCAAGATTGCCATcccagctgctgcgagtaGTGCTGCTGGAGTCGAAGTAGATGCGCCTACCGTCGTGCATGCGCTGAGCCCGCagactcttctactttcGACAGATTCTGGCGCATTGCATCTGTACGACTTGAGGGATCCTGCACCGAGCCTGCCTCTTCAGGATGGCAAGACTGCATTTGTACAAAGCAGGCCGAGTCAGACATACCACCCGCACGCCGATTACATTTCGAGTCTTGCACCCATCCCTCCGAGCGCAGCCAGCACGAGTGGGTACAGCAAGCAGTTCTTGACCACTGGAAGCACGACCCTGGCGTTGACAGACCTGAGAAGAGGCGTGCTGGCAAAGAGCGAAGATCAGGAGGAACTGCTGCTGAGCTGTCTGTATGTCACTGGTCTGCcagtgaagaagagcagcgggAGTACGGGCGAGAAGGCCGTAGTGGGAGGTGGAGATGGTGTGATCACATTGTGGGAGAAAGGCCAGTGGGACGATCAAGACGAGAGGATTGTGGTCAGCAGAGAGAAGGAGACATTGGATTGCATGGCGGCGATTCCCGACGACATTGGAGGTCTTGGTAAAAAGATCGCAGTGGGCATGGGAGATGGAAGAATACGGGTTGTGCGATTGGGTATGAACAAGGTCGTTGCTGAGTTCGCGCATGATGAGGTCGAGGGCGTGACCGCGCttggcttcgatgtcgaAGGCCGCATGATCTCTGGTGGAGGCCAGACGCTCAAGGTCTGGAGAGAGCACTTTGCTGCTCCTgatgacgacagcgacgatgacggCGTGACTGGCAAACGTGCcgccgacagcgacgacgatagcGACgcagaggaggcggaggacagcagcgatgaagaagagaaaagcaaaaagccgagaaagaagaagaagagaggcaAGGCACCACAAAACGTGCCCAGCTTCGACTTTGGTGGACTTGATTAA